The nucleotide sequence TTTTTTACTGCTGCGATGAACTTTTGACTTTCTAACTTGTTCCCTTGCTTATCAGAATAACGTAGCTCATCATTGCGCCAGGTGGATGTAATAGTCTTCCAAGCATTCTTGTATTTACCTGTCCGATCTAATTCAATCGTACGCTGTAACGTAGGCGACCATTTGAGTAACTTTTGTAAGCTATGGAGGCTTGCACCTTGTAAGCCTGCCTGAAATCCACGAGTTTCTTTAAAGCTATTCTTACGCTCTTCGTAACAGATCAAAGACTTCAACGAGCATTCGATCGCATACTCTCCAAGGTAGGTAGAACCTATCCACCTCTGACTTTTATGAAGAGCTAGTGCATCTTCAAGCCTGCGACGAGAAGCCCCTAACTGACTGCGCCGGTTGTAGGTATCCCCCAAGGTAGAAAACCTCTTTTCATGACATTCAGTTGTAATCTTATGATTTTCCCGACTCTCTTGGTCTATAAGTATTCGAGAATCCTACATTCGCAACGGGCGCATCCGATGCTTAGGCGCTGGTTCAGTCGGATGTGATGAATAGCTCCAAACGCTTGCTAAACCTCATCCATATTGAGACCTGGAGTTTTCAGACATTGCACTCGGCCCCTAAATCCCCCATCCTGGGGGACTTGGCCGCAGGGTTGGATTGGCGTTAAGAGATTGAGAAGGCGATCGCTGACGTCGACTTTGCCTGGGCAGAGGAGGAATCGTGCTGCAGCTATGTAATCGATGCCAGCCATACAGGATATCCCCAGGATTCCTGAATCGATCGCCCATACATCTACCAGTCAGCCACAATCTGTTCGATCGCCAGCAAAGTTCGCTGGAGATGTTGCAGTAAGTCCCTCCCCTCCTGCTGCTGGGCTTGCCGTTCTAGTTGAGCGGCTAACTCTGCCATACCGGCAGCCCCCACATTGCCACTGGCTCCCTTCAGTTGATGGGCGATTTCGATAACCGCCTGCCAATTCGAACCTGCAAACGCTATTTCGAGTTGTTCGAGACAGATTTGAGCATCTTCTAGATAAGTTTCTAACAGTTCCCGCTCGAATTCGATATCCCCTTCCGAAAGCCGGCCGAGCAGGTCGCGGTCGATCGCGCCTGTCGAGCTTCGATCGATCAAAATGTCATCTTTCACAATGGCCACCTAACAATCGAATAAATTTTTTGCAGCACGGGTAGAACTAATCTTCCCCCGGTTGTTGACCTGTTTGCCCAAACGCTATGCACTGAGGTGCAACCAGCGGTTTAAAACCGTCCGCAAGACGCGCTCGTTAGCAGGTTTATAGATAAAATCGTCCATTCCTGCAGCCAAACAGCAATCGCGATGACCTGGAGACTTATTGGCGGTGACAGCAACGATCACGGTATGGCGAATGTGTCCCTCCTGTTGCCGCAAGCGACGAGTGGTATCGTAGCCATTCAAAAAAGGCATTTGGCAATCCATCATCACTGCCCCATAGACTTGGTGAGTGCAGCAGTCGAGGGCTTCTAAGCCGTTGCTGGCAGCATCCACACAGTAGCCAAGGCGCTGCAGTTGTCGCTGCAGAATTTTGCGGTTGGTTGCGATATCGTCAACCACCAAAATTGTTGTGTCTTGCGGTTTGCGTGCAACCGATCTCGGCTGTGCGTCTGAATGCGGCGCGATCGCCGCCTGCTCTATGGCCTGAAGAGCTAGACTGACTTGCTGGAACGATTGCCGCTGCTGCGACTGCAGCAGGTATTCCACGAGTAAAGGAATTTCTGCTCTCGGCCGAGAACGGTCGGGCGATCGCCCGACTCTGACTCTAGAGGTGGGTTGAGGAATAGCGTGCAGCCCTTCAAGAGCACAGGACTGTCTTTTTGCCTCAGGGAGGTGACTATCCAAAAGCCTGACCTCAAGAAAGGACTTGCAAAAGAGAGGAGTGCTGCAGCAGCCATCCGCTGCAGCCCCCAGGACGGAGCTAAGAAGGAGTCAAACTAGTCCCTGACTGGAATGGGGAGCGTCACTTTCGCCATCTGGGTCGGAACCATCTTCGCAACAGGCCAATTCGAGTAACTCAACTGACCATTGCTAGCATATCTGTATGCTCCCAATGGCCTGTGAATTATTTGTGAAGCACTCTTCTTCGCTTTACATATCCTTTATCAATGCGCCGATCGGCCA is from Synechococcus sp. PCC 7336 and encodes:
- a CDS encoding Hpt domain-containing protein; the encoded protein is MKDDILIDRSSTGAIDRDLLGRLSEGDIEFERELLETYLEDAQICLEQLEIAFAGSNWQAVIEIAHQLKGASGNVGAAGMAELAAQLERQAQQQEGRDLLQHLQRTLLAIEQIVADW
- a CDS encoding response regulator, which encodes MDSHLPEAKRQSCALEGLHAIPQPTSRVRVGRSPDRSRPRAEIPLLVEYLLQSQQRQSFQQVSLALQAIEQAAIAPHSDAQPRSVARKPQDTTILVVDDIATNRKILQRQLQRLGYCVDAASNGLEALDCCTHQVYGAVMMDCQMPFLNGYDTTRRLRQQEGHIRHTVIVAVTANKSPGHRDCCLAAGMDDFIYKPANERVLRTVLNRWLHLSA